A genomic segment from uncultured Methanobrevibacter sp. encodes:
- a CDS encoding O-acetylhomoserine aminocarboxypropyltransferase/cysteine synthase family protein: protein MTRKYGDRTLEVHAGQEEADPFTGARAVPIYQTSSYVFKDAEYAANIFALTEPGNIYTRLNNPTNEVFEKRVAAIEGGVGALSTSSGMAAITLAILNIAQCGDEIVSGDNLYGGTYSLFKTTLKKFGIQVNFVDSQDTDAFEAAITDKTKAIYCESIGNPKLDVPDFEVLADIAHRHGIPLIVDNTSAIGMVKPIEHGADIVVHSATKIIGGHGTSLGGTIVDSGNFDWTNGKFPEFTEPDESYHGLVYVDAFGDAAYITKARVQVMRDLGSCISPFNAFMLLQGLETMSLRVKQHTENALEVAKFLQNHELVSWVNYPGLEDNPNHEIAKKYLNGKYGCVLGFGIKGGIEEGKKFIENVELLSHLANICDAKTLVVHPASTTHSTLSPEEQISTGVTPDFIRMSVGIENVEDIIADIDQALRKAVE, encoded by the coding sequence ATGACAAGAAAATATGGAGACAGAACTTTAGAAGTGCATGCAGGCCAGGAAGAGGCAGATCCATTCACTGGCGCAAGAGCAGTTCCTATTTATCAAACCAGTTCATACGTATTCAAGGATGCTGAATATGCAGCAAATATCTTTGCTCTTACAGAGCCAGGAAACATTTACACTAGATTAAACAACCCAACCAATGAAGTGTTTGAAAAAAGGGTTGCAGCTATTGAAGGTGGTGTAGGTGCATTATCCACTTCAAGTGGAATGGCAGCAATCACCCTTGCCATATTGAACATTGCGCAATGCGGTGATGAAATTGTTTCTGGAGACAATCTCTACGGAGGAACCTACAGCTTATTCAAGACCACATTGAAGAAATTCGGAATTCAAGTGAATTTTGTGGATTCACAGGATACAGATGCATTTGAAGCAGCCATTACAGATAAGACAAAAGCAATCTACTGTGAATCAATCGGTAACCCTAAATTGGATGTTCCTGACTTTGAAGTCCTTGCTGACATTGCTCATAGGCATGGAATTCCTTTAATAGTTGATAATACATCTGCTATCGGCATGGTAAAGCCTATTGAACATGGAGCAGACATTGTTGTTCACTCAGCAACCAAAATCATTGGAGGACACGGTACTTCATTAGGTGGTACAATTGTCGATTCAGGTAACTTTGACTGGACAAACGGCAAGTTCCCAGAGTTTACAGAACCTGATGAAAGCTATCATGGACTTGTTTATGTTGATGCATTTGGTGATGCAGCATACATTACCAAGGCACGTGTACAGGTCATGAGAGATTTAGGAAGCTGCATCAGCCCATTCAATGCTTTCATGTTGCTTCAAGGACTTGAAACAATGTCCCTTAGAGTAAAACAGCACACTGAAAACGCTCTTGAAGTCGCTAAGTTCCTACAAAACCATGAGCTTGTATCATGGGTGAACTATCCTGGACTTGAAGACAATCCTAACCATGAGATCGCTAAGAAATATCTCAATGGAAAATACGGTTGTGTTCTTGGTTTCGGTATCAAAGGTGGAATAGAAGAAGGTAAGAAGTTCATTGAAAACGTTGAGCTATTATCACACCTTGCTAATATCTGTGATGCTAAGACTTTAGTGGTGCATCCTGCTTCAACTACCCATTCAACATTATCTCCAGAAGAGCAAATTTCAACTGGAGTTACTCCAGACTTCATTAGAATGTCTGTAGGAATTGAAAACGTTGAAGACATCATTGCAGATATCGATCAAGCTTTAAGAAAAGCTGTTGAATAA
- a CDS encoding toxic anion resistance protein yields MSEFSLNVNEIKEEVDKSLKEEEEKIANPAIKKQADENASAIFEANFDDVAARENILKPLDDFGLNAINRSANKNNLLTTRFVDIAKGGDEAANVGEKLEELDREIRNLDPSAIEFGQSGILGKLLRPVRNYFAKYEKADEAISNILKSLDESSRVLQNDNTTLLAEESYLRELTKKLMTDIELGKQMDASIEQQIRQAEIEGVDQYKIDFVREEVLFPLRQRIMDMQQMIVVNEQGIISLNVVRRNNKELIRGVTRAKNVTVTALRNGVMVASALYNQKIVIDKIKTLNETTEQVIESTSRMLREQGNEIQKQSMETMISPEVLKASFADALAAIEDVSNYKNQALPQMQETIATFSQMAEDGQKVIDKIEVGNNTF; encoded by the coding sequence ATGTCTGAATTTTCACTTAATGTTAATGAAATTAAAGAAGAAGTAGACAAGAGTCTCAAGGAAGAAGAAGAAAAAATTGCAAATCCAGCAATCAAAAAGCAAGCAGATGAAAATGCTTCTGCTATCTTTGAAGCAAATTTTGATGATGTTGCTGCAAGAGAAAACATCTTGAAACCATTGGATGACTTTGGTCTCAATGCAATCAACAGATCTGCAAACAAGAACAATCTATTGACCACTCGTTTTGTAGATATTGCAAAAGGTGGGGATGAAGCAGCAAATGTTGGTGAAAAACTAGAGGAATTAGACAGAGAAATCAGAAACTTGGACCCTAGTGCAATCGAATTTGGACAATCAGGTATCTTAGGAAAACTCTTAAGACCTGTAAGAAATTATTTTGCTAAATATGAAAAGGCTGATGAAGCTATCTCTAACATTCTCAAATCCCTTGATGAAAGCAGTAGAGTATTGCAAAATGACAACACCACTCTTCTTGCTGAAGAATCATATTTAAGAGAATTGACCAAAAAGCTCATGACTGACATTGAGTTAGGTAAACAGATGGATGCTTCCATTGAACAGCAAATCCGTCAAGCTGAAATTGAAGGTGTAGACCAATATAAAATTGACTTTGTACGTGAAGAGGTATTATTCCCACTTAGACAAAGAATCATGGATATGCAACAAATGATTGTTGTTAACGAACAAGGAATCATCTCCTTGAATGTTGTAAGAAGAAACAACAAGGAATTGATCAGAGGGGTAACCCGTGCTAAAAATGTAACTGTAACTGCACTTAGAAACGGAGTAATGGTTGCAAGTGCATTATACAACCAGAAAATCGTTATCGATAAGATCAAAACATTGAATGAAACCACTGAACAGGTAATTGAATCAACTTCCAGAATGCTTAGAGAGCAAGGAAACGAGATTCAAAAGCAAAGCATGGAAACAATGATTTCCCCTGAAGTCCTTAAGGCATCATTTGCAGATGCTTTAGCTGCAATTGAAGATGTAAGCAATTACAAGAACCAAGCACTTCCACAAATGCAAGAAACCATTGCTACATTCTCTCAAATGGCAGAAGACGGACAAAAGGTCATTGATAAAATTGAAGTAGGAAACAATACTTTCTAA
- a CDS encoding asparagine synthetase B: MCGIVGMADSFNKEMLEEALKSINHRGEDYSNIFIDAENKVALGHNLLSIFNLIDENNEICDNLEYNKQPIILNNLVLVFNGEIYNFNKLEEFLKENNENYSKSKSDSQLLANLINYYYNSNDENLLESVKSVINELDADYSFAVYDKKHNNLAISRDPIGVKPLFYGMDEEKDLKVFASEKKALWKAGIADENIHDLTPGCILYNWRTVDLEDNLINKLINTDFKQIKSNYDEYKDYLETKDSYEVYKELLGDDLYSAVEKRVNNISNIGLIFSGGVDSSILAVLLKQIAEKRNNEDNSIPLNIKLYSVGVENSQDIKFSKEIAKELDLPIKTIIIDESTVKESIKPVLTAIEDDNVMKLGVGMTIYLAAKAMKEDNIKVALSGQGADELFGGYNRYLKHFEENSLFDAYFALDEEIYHDIANMYHVNLERDDAVSMANGVELRVPFLDNDIVNLAIDIPGKYKIKDNEDILRKHILRDVAKSIGVPDYIADRPKKAAQYGSGINKILKKRVLKSFDMEEFIESLKNK, from the coding sequence ATGTGTGGAATAGTAGGTATGGCAGACAGTTTCAATAAGGAAATGCTTGAAGAAGCCCTAAAATCAATAAATCATAGGGGAGAAGATTACTCCAATATTTTTATTGATGCGGAAAATAAAGTAGCTTTAGGCCATAATCTGCTATCTATTTTTAATCTTATTGATGAAAACAATGAGATATGTGATAATTTGGAATACAATAAACAGCCAATTATACTGAATAATCTTGTTTTGGTCTTCAATGGAGAGATATATAATTTTAATAAGCTTGAAGAATTCCTAAAAGAAAATAATGAAAATTACTCCAAATCAAAAAGCGATAGCCAATTATTGGCTAATCTGATCAATTATTATTACAATTCAAATGATGAAAATCTGTTGGAATCAGTTAAATCAGTGATTAATGAATTGGACGCTGACTATTCATTTGCAGTTTATGATAAGAAACATAATAATTTAGCAATTTCCAGAGATCCTATTGGAGTGAAGCCATTATTCTATGGAATGGATGAAGAAAAAGACTTAAAAGTCTTTGCATCAGAGAAAAAAGCTCTTTGGAAAGCTGGAATAGCTGATGAAAATATCCATGATTTGACACCGGGATGTATATTGTACAACTGGAGAACAGTTGATTTGGAAGATAATTTAATTAATAAACTGATAAATACCGATTTCAAGCAAATAAAAAGCAATTATGATGAATATAAGGATTATCTTGAAACAAAGGATTCCTATGAAGTCTACAAGGAACTATTGGGAGATGATTTGTACTCTGCAGTGGAAAAGAGAGTGAATAATATTTCTAATATCGGATTGATATTTTCAGGTGGTGTAGATAGTAGCATTTTAGCTGTTTTACTAAAGCAAATAGCTGAAAAGAGGAATAATGAAGATAATTCCATTCCACTTAATATTAAGTTATATTCTGTTGGTGTTGAAAACTCACAGGACATTAAGTTCAGCAAGGAAATAGCTAAGGAGTTAGATCTTCCTATAAAAACAATCATAATTGATGAAAGTACTGTAAAGGAATCTATTAAACCTGTTCTAACTGCAATAGAAGATGACAATGTAATGAAATTGGGAGTTGGAATGACCATTTATCTTGCTGCAAAAGCAATGAAGGAAGATAATATAAAGGTAGCTCTATCAGGTCAAGGAGCAGATGAACTCTTTGGAGGATATAATCGCTATTTAAAGCATTTTGAAGAAAACAGTCTATTCGATGCTTATTTTGCTCTTGATGAAGAGATATATCATGATATTGCAAATATGTATCATGTAAATCTTGAACGTGATGATGCAGTATCAATGGCTAATGGGGTTGAATTAAGAGTTCCATTCTTGGATAATGATATTGTCAATTTAGCTATAGATATTCCTGGAAAATATAAGATAAAGGATAACGAGGACATTTTAAGAAAACATATATTGAGAGATGTGGCTAAATCCATTGGAGTTCCTGATTATATAGCAGATAGGCCTAAAAAGGCGGCTCAATACGGGTCTGGAATCAATAAGATTCTTAAAAAGAGAGTTTTAAAGTCATTTGATATGGAAGAATTCATTGAATCATTAAAGAATAAGTAG
- the gatC gene encoding Asp-tRNA(Asn) amidotransferase subunit GatC has protein sequence MAIEKDAEKILEEFSKTLDKVPELEGTYYITDNLNLNREDESEQNDSEKIVRNARTDKDGNIVVKKAEWTG, from the coding sequence ATGGCAATTGAAAAAGATGCAGAAAAGATCTTAGAGGAATTTTCAAAAACCTTAGATAAAGTTCCTGAATTGGAAGGAACATATTACATTACTGATAACCTTAACTTAAACCGTGAAGATGAATCCGAACAAAACGATTCAGAAAAAATAGTCAGAAACGCAAGAACTGACAAAGACGGCAATATAGTTGTGAAAAAGGCAGAATGGACTGGTTAA
- a CDS encoding amino acid-binding protein produces MRMNLILEILDVPGQLVSILNPIGELGANVVTIVHKREIKAEEGKAAIQIAIEGERENLQAVIDRFKEMNIALIEVDDTVRKEKLSAILYGHIIDRDLRDTVDKINAVDGLVVSDLQLKLDGELKSTALITVELDLGKRDIAYNKIMEIAEEKDFLVIDEV; encoded by the coding sequence ATGAGAATGAATTTAATTCTTGAAATATTGGATGTTCCTGGACAATTGGTTTCTATCTTAAATCCAATAGGAGAGCTTGGAGCTAATGTAGTTACAATTGTTCACAAAAGGGAAATCAAGGCAGAAGAAGGTAAAGCTGCTATTCAAATAGCTATCGAAGGTGAAAGAGAGAACTTGCAAGCTGTTATCGACAGATTCAAGGAAATGAACATTGCTCTCATTGAAGTGGATGACACTGTCAGAAAGGAAAAGTTAAGTGCAATTCTCTATGGCCACATTATCGACAGGGACTTAAGGGACACTGTAGATAAGATTAATGCTGTTGATGGCCTTGTCGTTAGTGATTTACAATTGAAATTAGATGGTGAACTTAAATCAACTGCTTTAATCACTGTTGAACTTGATTTAGGTAAAAGAGATATAGCATACAATAAGATTATGGAAATAGCTGAGGAGAAGGACTTCTTGGTTATTGATGAGGTATAG
- a CDS encoding homoserine dehydrogenase: MDECKLILMGFGAVGKGVAKAISLKKEMINEKYGITLKVVAAADSSTSAICQDGLDEELLLKTKEESGKLANYPEYGSDKSGIEVLDAVDYDVLIEATPTNIKDAEPAKSLTLKAFADGKDVVTSNKGHLALFYKKLIEAKEAAGVDFKFEASVGGAMPIINLCQETLASCGISSIKGILNGTTNYILSRMTTEGMSYENTLAEAQQLGIAETDPTQDVEGIDAACKVVILANSVLGIDATYADVDVRGISDVSLDAIELAKEEGYYVKLIGEVSEKQLKVSPRLVKKNSPFAIDGTLNLANVTTDLADDITVMGKGAGSLETASAMLTDLINIIKNK, from the coding sequence ATGGATGAATGTAAGCTTATATTAATGGGTTTTGGAGCTGTAGGAAAAGGTGTAGCTAAGGCTATCTCCTTAAAGAAAGAAATGATCAATGAAAAATATGGAATCACTTTAAAAGTTGTCGCAGCTGCTGACTCATCCACATCTGCAATTTGCCAAGATGGATTGGATGAAGAATTACTCCTTAAAACCAAAGAAGAATCCGGTAAATTAGCAAACTATCCCGAATACGGCAGTGACAAATCTGGAATTGAAGTGTTGGATGCAGTTGACTATGATGTCTTGATTGAAGCAACTCCAACAAACATCAAGGATGCAGAACCTGCAAAATCATTGACCTTAAAGGCATTTGCTGATGGAAAGGATGTTGTAACCTCAAACAAAGGACATTTGGCATTGTTCTATAAGAAATTGATTGAAGCTAAGGAAGCTGCAGGCGTTGACTTCAAGTTTGAAGCATCTGTTGGTGGAGCTATGCCTATCATCAACTTATGTCAGGAAACCCTTGCAAGCTGTGGAATCAGCTCAATCAAAGGTATCTTAAACGGTACTACCAACTATATTTTATCAAGAATGACCACTGAAGGAATGAGCTATGAGAATACCTTGGCAGAAGCACAGCAATTAGGTATTGCTGAAACTGACCCTACACAGGATGTGGAAGGTATTGATGCAGCATGTAAAGTGGTTATTTTAGCTAATTCTGTATTAGGAATCGATGCAACTTATGCTGATGTTGATGTTAGAGGCATATCAGATGTATCTTTAGATGCAATTGAACTTGCAAAAGAAGAAGGTTACTATGTCAAATTGATTGGAGAAGTATCTGAAAAGCAATTGAAAGTATCTCCAAGACTTGTTAAGAAAAACAGTCCATTTGCAATCGATGGAACTTTGAACTTGGCAAATGTAACCACTGATTTGGCAGATGACATTACTGTAATGGGTAAAGGAGCAGGATCTTTAGAAACCGCTTCTGCAATGCTTACAGATTTAATCAATATTATTAAGAACAAATAA
- a CDS encoding cofactor-independent phosphoglycerate mutase, which produces MKYVIVIEDGASDYPIEEIDGKTPLKIADKPVLDKIAREGKTGLIQNVPETLPPGSDVANMSIFGYDPLEYYTGRGPLEAASMGVDTKEGDVVFRCNTITERDGLMASSNAGHISSEEAAELMEALNEYFNDKYPDFKGKFYPGVSYRHLFVYNDKENAEKLAKLDMVPPHDFVGETIEDKIQFDSFADEVKAIMLESQEALENHPVNQKRIEEGKEPCNMVWFWGQGTMPDMPKMEDVYGLKGAVITGVDLIKGLGVCSGCTNLDVPGATAFFDTDYNAKGEYAVNALKDNDIVFVHIEAPDEAGHAKNLEEKVKGIESIDKYILAPLVEVLENEYKDFKIAVLPDHPTPIDVGTHTRDPVPIAIYSSKDEADDVLVYDEDSVKDGALGELVGCNLLKLLLE; this is translated from the coding sequence ATGAAATATGTTATTGTTATAGAAGATGGCGCAAGTGATTATCCAATAGAGGAAATAGATGGAAAAACTCCTCTTAAAATAGCTGATAAGCCCGTTTTGGATAAAATAGCAAGAGAAGGAAAAACAGGATTAATTCAAAATGTGCCAGAAACATTGCCTCCAGGCTCAGATGTGGCTAATATGAGCATTTTCGGTTACGATCCATTGGAATACTATACTGGTCGTGGACCTCTCGAAGCTGCAAGCATGGGTGTAGATACAAAAGAAGGAGATGTTGTATTCCGTTGCAATACCATTACCGAAAGGGATGGATTGATGGCAAGCTCAAATGCAGGACACATTTCCTCAGAGGAAGCTGCAGAGCTTATGGAAGCTTTAAATGAATACTTTAATGATAAATACCCTGATTTTAAGGGGAAATTCTATCCTGGAGTAAGCTACAGACATTTATTTGTATATAATGATAAGGAAAATGCTGAAAAGTTAGCAAAATTGGATATGGTTCCTCCACATGACTTTGTTGGAGAAACTATTGAAGACAAGATTCAATTTGATTCCTTTGCAGATGAAGTAAAAGCAATCATGCTTGAATCACAAGAAGCATTGGAAAATCATCCAGTAAACCAAAAAAGAATTGAAGAAGGCAAGGAACCTTGCAATATGGTTTGGTTCTGGGGTCAAGGAACTATGCCGGATATGCCTAAAATGGAAGATGTCTATGGCCTTAAAGGAGCTGTAATCACTGGTGTAGACTTGATTAAAGGTTTAGGTGTATGTTCCGGCTGCACTAATTTAGATGTTCCAGGAGCAACTGCATTCTTTGATACTGATTACAATGCAAAAGGAGAATATGCTGTAAATGCACTTAAGGACAATGATATTGTATTTGTTCACATAGAAGCTCCTGATGAAGCAGGACATGCTAAAAACCTTGAAGAAAAGGTTAAAGGCATTGAAAGCATTGACAAGTATATCCTTGCTCCATTAGTTGAAGTTTTAGAAAACGAATACAAGGACTTTAAAATTGCAGTATTGCCTGATCATCCAACTCCAATTGATGTTGGTACACATACAAGAGATCCAGTCCCTATTGCTATATATTCATCAAAAGATGAAGCAGATGATGTTTTGGTCTACGATGAAGACAGCGTTAAAGATGGTGCATTAGGTGAATTGGTAGGTTGCAATTTGCTTAAACTATTATTAGAATAA
- a CDS encoding lipopolysaccharide assembly protein LapB, translating into MSSVEVNLEKARAYNKVKKYEESLEHYELALEADGELSQGDKDKYAWDLYFVKVKDNEFNDEIEEAAKKIVSVVSQKDSSKAAKPCPYTLSVIRLMKIYTENEKYLDVLRWASKLDPKKLSNQQFKPNAEVTMNSNKENYYLQTTKALLEIDKYDQTIKYCQDALVTIPEFNNNNDVWFKLRIAKSYKELGEYDDSIDFLKDIYKTKQDWYISRDMAENYFFKEEFDESLKWAAKGILARDGKLENKVKLFSLVGDILEIKGFEDEAIMNKYMYYVIRNAKEWPIDDELKDLLESYGLDLENTDFKSLYKEYENMWISMKYFGQERQYGVIDKVFPDGKAGFIKANGKSYYFKTYEFKDDKDYIYEGTEVSFYLEDAYNKSKDEMVKNAVNIYCEML; encoded by the coding sequence ATGTCTAGTGTAGAAGTTAATTTAGAAAAAGCAAGAGCATACAATAAGGTAAAGAAATATGAGGAATCCTTAGAGCATTATGAATTGGCATTGGAAGCTGATGGAGAATTAAGCCAAGGAGATAAGGATAAATATGCTTGGGATTTATACTTTGTAAAGGTTAAGGATAATGAATTCAATGATGAAATCGAAGAGGCTGCTAAAAAGATAGTTAGTGTTGTTAGTCAAAAGGACTCATCTAAAGCAGCTAAACCATGCCCATACACTTTATCTGTAATAAGATTAATGAAGATCTATACAGAAAATGAAAAATATTTGGATGTATTGCGTTGGGCATCTAAATTAGACCCTAAAAAATTAAGCAATCAGCAATTCAAGCCAAATGCTGAGGTGACAATGAATTCCAATAAGGAAAATTACTATCTTCAAACCACTAAAGCATTACTTGAAATTGATAAATACGATCAAACAATCAAGTATTGTCAGGATGCATTGGTTACCATTCCTGAATTCAATAACAACAATGACGTTTGGTTTAAATTAAGAATAGCTAAATCCTATAAGGAATTAGGAGAGTATGATGATTCCATTGATTTTTTAAAGGACATCTACAAAACCAAGCAGGATTGGTATATATCAAGGGATATGGCTGAAAATTACTTCTTCAAAGAGGAATTTGATGAATCATTGAAATGGGCTGCAAAAGGAATATTGGCTCGTGACGGTAAGCTTGAAAACAAAGTTAAATTATTCTCTTTAGTTGGAGACATTTTGGAAATCAAAGGCTTTGAAGATGAGGCAATCATGAATAAATACATGTATTATGTAATTAGAAACGCTAAGGAATGGCCTATTGATGATGAATTAAAGGATTTATTAGAGAGTTATGGTCTTGATTTGGAAAATACAGACTTCAAATCTTTATATAAAGAATATGAAAACATGTGGATCAGCATGAAATACTTTGGTCAGGAAAGGCAATATGGTGTCATAGACAAGGTATTTCCTGATGGAAAAGCAGGATTCATTAAGGCAAATGGCAAATCTTACTATTTCAAGACCTATGAATTCAAGGATGATAAGGATTACATCTATGAAGGAACAGAAGTTTCATTCTATTTAGAGGATGCTTACAATAAATCCAAAGATGAAATGGTTAAAAATGCGGTAAACATTTACTGTGAAATGCTTTAA
- a CDS encoding winged helix-turn-helix domain-containing protein, translating to MAIPETYDLVLPLLEIIKDKDEYKVQEVTEEVIDYIDISDEDKEITLPNNEPVINSRISTANTYLKKAELIESNRFMYFNITEEGLRLLDENPDKITEEDLMEYDGFREYKKVFIHDDTKNLDINELNPTDALRESFKKQMESVQKEIEDDMKEENKKAQNKKYFQSKEYDDSNKVFGIKADREKIKDKEYDDEEYSKCHHKKHRHSKGKGKCHHKHDKDKCRCHKHGHGKCKCKCHRKKVVFNIEFSPAEELLNYAELLEKGYLTKEEFEKKKEELLNIEYKI from the coding sequence ATGGCAATTCCAGAAACCTATGATTTAGTTTTACCTTTACTTGAGATAATCAAAGACAAGGATGAATATAAAGTTCAGGAAGTTACAGAAGAAGTAATAGATTACATTGACATTTCTGATGAAGACAAGGAGATAACCTTACCAAATAACGAACCTGTAATAAATTCAAGAATCAGCACTGCAAACACTTACCTTAAAAAAGCTGAATTGATTGAATCCAATCGTTTTATGTACTTTAATATTACAGAAGAAGGTTTAAGATTATTGGATGAGAATCCAGATAAAATAACTGAAGAAGATTTAATGGAATACGATGGATTTAGAGAATATAAAAAGGTATTTATTCATGATGACACTAAAAATCTTGACATTAATGAATTGAATCCAACAGATGCCTTAAGAGAAAGCTTTAAAAAGCAAATGGAAAGTGTTCAAAAAGAGATTGAAGATGATATGAAAGAAGAGAATAAAAAGGCTCAGAATAAAAAATACTTCCAATCCAAGGAATATGATGATTCAAATAAGGTCTTTGGCATTAAGGCAGACAGAGAAAAGATAAAAGATAAGGAATATGATGATGAAGAATACTCAAAATGTCATCATAAAAAGCATAGACATAGCAAAGGTAAAGGAAAATGTCACCACAAGCATGACAAGGACAAATGCAGATGTCATAAGCATGGCCATGGCAAATGCAAATGCAAATGCCACCGTAAAAAAGTGGTTTTCAATATTGAATTCTCACCTGCAGAGGAATTATTGAACTATGCAGAACTCTTGGAAAAAGGCTATTTGACTAAAGAAGAGTTTGAAAAGAAAAAAGAAGAATTATTGAATATTGAATATAAAATTTAA
- a CDS encoding helix-turn-helix domain-containing protein has product MKKIGKRLQELRESKGLSQSDLASYLGISQPLLSQIESGNRNLNLSLLDKLCSLYGCSDSYILCKSDEYNSINFSFRSKNAAKQDLDCISSVHKIIMNMRFLNELNDGDEDER; this is encoded by the coding sequence ATGAAAAAGATAGGTAAAAGATTACAGGAACTTAGAGAGTCCAAAGGATTATCTCAATCTGATTTAGCAAGTTATTTAGGGATTTCTCAGCCCTTATTGTCTCAGATTGAATCTGGTAATCGTAATTTGAATTTATCTCTCCTTGATAAGTTATGTTCACTTTATGGATGCAGTGATTCCTACATCCTTTGCAAAAGCGATGAATATAATTCAATCAATTTTTCATTCAGATCAAAGAATGCAGCTAAACAGGATTTGGATTGCATTTCTTCAGTGCATAAGATAATCATGAATATGCGATTTTTAAATGAATTGAATGATGGTGATGAGGATGAGAGATAA
- a CDS encoding ImmA/IrrE family metallo-endopeptidase, protein MRDKIKLNSLAVELRRDWDLNPYSPIDLFSIVLSKLPDLTILFYPMSDNTSGMCIKDINGIDVNELKELKDSNEQSSKDMFICINTNMSKGRQRFTLAHELYHLLFEEDKRDLIICEASNDDDSEIEANIFASYLIMTYEGLERYAKVNNLTEWSLEEIIRAEQYFQISHHAMLFRLREHDFISLEECKELRSVQIGYNARINGFSDTLYVPSTKSEKYFSLGKYIRSVEKAFNDNKISPGKRDELLLDAFRSDLTYKFF, encoded by the coding sequence ATGAGAGATAAGATCAAATTGAATTCCTTGGCAGTGGAATTAAGGAGAGACTGGGATTTGAATCCTTACAGTCCAATTGATTTGTTCTCTATAGTTCTATCTAAATTGCCTGATTTAACCATTCTTTTTTATCCAATGTCTGACAATACAAGCGGCATGTGCATAAAGGATATAAATGGCATTGATGTAAATGAGCTAAAGGAATTAAAAGATTCCAATGAACAATCCTCTAAGGATATGTTTATTTGCATTAATACTAATATGTCTAAAGGCAGACAAAGATTTACTTTAGCGCATGAGTTATATCATTTGCTCTTTGAAGAGGATAAGAGAGATTTAATCATCTGTGAAGCTTCAAATGATGATGATTCAGAAATAGAAGCAAACATCTTTGCATCTTACCTTATTATGACTTATGAAGGTTTGGAAAGATATGCAAAAGTTAACAATCTCACAGAATGGTCCTTAGAAGAAATCATAAGAGCTGAGCAATATTTCCAAATAAGCCATCATGCAATGCTATTCAGACTTAGAGAACATGATTTCATAAGTCTTGAAGAGTGTAAGGAGCTTAGGTCAGTTCAAATTGGTTATAATGCTAGAATCAATGGATTTAGTGATACTTTATATGTTCCATCCACTAAATCTGAAAAATATTTCTCATTAGGTAAATACATTAGATCAGTCGAAAAGGCATTTAATGATAATAAGATAAGCCCTGGAAAACGTGATGAATTGCTATTGGATGCTTTTAGAAGTGATCTAACCTATAAATTTTTCTAA